The following proteins come from a genomic window of Achromobacter deleyi:
- a CDS encoding efflux RND transporter permease subunit: MSAPVPENPNAAHRHEEGKFNLSAWALRHQPLVIFLITLVTLFGVLSYSRLAQSEDPPFTFRVMVIKTLWPGATSQQVQEQVTDRIAKKLQETPSTDFLRSYSRPGESLIFFTMKDSAPASEVANEWYQVRKKVGDIGATLPQGVQGPFFNDEFGDVYTNIYTLAGDGFSPAQLRDYADNLRTVLLRVPGVAKVDYFGEQPEHVYIEISNTQLTRLGVSPQQIAEAINSQNAVASAGTLTTADDRVFVRPSGQFQDTRALAETLIRVNGKSIRLGDIATIHRGYDDPPAEQMRTRGEPVLGIGITMQPGQDVVHLGKALDAKFGELKARLPAGLTLTEVSSMPKAVSFSVDEFLRSVAEAVAIVLIVSLVSLGLRTGMVVVISIPVVLAVTALFMDMFGIGLHKVSLGTLVLALGLLVDDAIIAVEMMAVKLEQGWSRARAAAFAYTSTAFPMLTGTLVTVAGFLPIALAKSSTGEYTRSIFQVSAIALITSWFAAVVLIPLLGYRMLPERKREAHLPDDHEHDIYNTRFYQRLRGWVAWCVDRRWRVLLATVTLFVVSMVGFGLVPQQFFPSSDRTELLVDVRLQEGASFAATLRQVERLEKVLDGRPEIAHSVSFVGTGAPRFYLPLDQQLATPNFAQIVITAHSVEDREKLAHWLEPVLHEQFPAIRSRLSRLENGPPVGFQVQFRVSGDKIPEVRQVAEKVAAEVRADSRSVNVQFDWDEPSERSVRFDIDQQKAREVGVSSNDISSFLAMTLSGYTVTQYRERDKLINVSLRAPDSERVDPGRLATLAMPTPNGPVPLGSLGHVRYGLEYGVIWERDRQPTITVQADVKAGAQGIDVTHAIDRKLDALRAELPVGYRIEVGGPVEESAKGQSSINAQMPIMVVAVLTLLMVQLQSFARVLMVVLTAPLGLIGVVAALLLFGKPFGFVAMLGVIAMFGIIMRNSVILVDQIEQDISAGHKRVDAIVGATVRRFRPITLTAAAAVLALIPLLRSNFFGPMATALMGGITSATVLTLFFLPALYAAWFRVRHDEREEPEGVPPGAHAGDNVERGA, translated from the coding sequence ATGAGCGCGCCGGTTCCCGAAAACCCGAACGCCGCGCACCGCCACGAGGAAGGCAAGTTCAACCTGTCGGCCTGGGCCCTGCGGCACCAGCCCCTGGTGATCTTCCTGATCACGCTGGTGACGCTGTTCGGCGTGCTGTCGTATTCGCGCCTGGCGCAGTCGGAAGACCCGCCCTTCACCTTCCGCGTGATGGTCATCAAGACCCTGTGGCCCGGCGCCACCTCGCAGCAGGTGCAGGAACAGGTCACCGACCGCATCGCCAAGAAGCTGCAGGAAACGCCGTCCACGGACTTCCTGCGCAGCTACTCGCGCCCCGGCGAATCGCTGATCTTCTTCACCATGAAGGACTCGGCGCCGGCCAGCGAGGTCGCCAACGAGTGGTACCAGGTGCGCAAGAAGGTCGGCGACATCGGCGCGACCTTGCCGCAGGGCGTGCAGGGGCCGTTCTTCAATGACGAGTTCGGCGACGTCTACACCAACATCTACACGCTGGCGGGCGACGGCTTCTCGCCGGCGCAGCTGCGCGACTACGCCGACAACCTGCGCACCGTGCTGCTGCGCGTGCCGGGCGTGGCCAAGGTCGACTACTTCGGCGAGCAGCCCGAGCACGTCTACATCGAGATCAGCAACACCCAGCTGACGCGCCTGGGCGTGTCGCCGCAGCAGATCGCCGAGGCCATCAACAGCCAGAACGCGGTGGCCAGCGCCGGCACCCTGACCACGGCCGACGACCGCGTCTTCGTGCGTCCCAGCGGCCAGTTCCAGGACACCCGGGCGCTGGCCGAGACGCTGATCCGCGTCAACGGCAAGTCGATCCGGCTGGGCGACATCGCCACCATCCACCGCGGCTACGACGATCCCCCGGCCGAGCAGATGCGCACGCGCGGCGAGCCGGTGCTGGGCATCGGCATCACCATGCAGCCAGGCCAGGACGTGGTGCACCTTGGGAAGGCGCTGGACGCCAAGTTCGGCGAACTCAAGGCGCGCCTGCCGGCCGGCCTGACGCTGACCGAAGTGTCGAGCATGCCCAAGGCGGTGTCGTTCTCGGTGGACGAGTTCCTGCGATCGGTGGCCGAGGCCGTGGCCATCGTGCTGATCGTGAGCCTGGTGTCGCTGGGCCTGCGCACCGGCATGGTGGTGGTGATCTCGATTCCGGTGGTGCTGGCCGTGACCGCGCTGTTCATGGACATGTTCGGCATCGGCCTGCACAAGGTCTCGCTGGGCACGCTGGTGCTGGCGCTGGGCCTGCTGGTGGACGACGCCATCATCGCGGTCGAGATGATGGCGGTGAAGCTGGAACAGGGCTGGAGCCGCGCGCGCGCCGCCGCCTTCGCCTACACCAGCACCGCCTTCCCGATGCTGACCGGCACGCTGGTGACGGTGGCCGGCTTCCTGCCGATCGCGCTGGCCAAGTCCAGCACCGGCGAATACACCCGCTCGATCTTCCAGGTGTCGGCGATCGCGCTGATCACCTCGTGGTTCGCCGCGGTGGTGCTGATCCCGCTGCTGGGCTACCGCATGCTGCCCGAGCGCAAGCGCGAGGCGCACCTGCCCGACGACCACGAGCACGACATCTACAACACCCGCTTCTACCAGCGCCTGCGCGGCTGGGTGGCGTGGTGCGTGGACCGCCGCTGGCGCGTGCTGCTGGCGACCGTGACGCTGTTCGTGGTGTCGATGGTCGGCTTCGGCCTGGTGCCGCAGCAGTTCTTCCCCAGCTCGGACCGCACCGAACTGCTGGTGGACGTGCGGCTGCAGGAAGGCGCCTCGTTCGCCGCCACGCTGCGCCAGGTCGAACGGCTGGAGAAGGTGCTGGACGGCCGGCCCGAGATCGCCCATTCGGTGAGCTTCGTCGGCACCGGCGCGCCGCGCTTCTACCTGCCGCTGGACCAGCAGCTGGCCACGCCCAACTTCGCCCAGATCGTCATCACCGCCCACTCGGTGGAAGACCGCGAGAAGCTGGCGCACTGGCTCGAACCGGTGTTGCACGAGCAGTTTCCGGCGATCCGCAGCCGCCTGTCGCGGCTGGAGAACGGCCCGCCGGTGGGCTTCCAGGTGCAGTTCCGCGTCAGCGGCGACAAGATCCCCGAGGTGCGCCAGGTGGCCGAGAAGGTGGCCGCCGAAGTGCGCGCCGACAGCCGCTCGGTCAACGTGCAGTTCGACTGGGACGAGCCGTCCGAGCGCTCGGTGCGCTTCGACATCGACCAGCAGAAGGCGCGCGAAGTGGGCGTAAGCTCCAACGACATCTCCAGCTTCCTGGCGATGACGCTGTCGGGCTACACCGTGACGCAGTACCGCGAGCGCGACAAGCTGATCAACGTCAGCCTGCGCGCCCCCGACAGCGAACGGGTCGATCCGGGCCGCCTGGCCACGCTCGCCATGCCCACGCCCAACGGCCCGGTGCCGCTGGGCAGCCTGGGCCACGTGCGCTATGGCCTGGAATACGGCGTCATCTGGGAACGCGATCGCCAGCCCACCATCACCGTGCAGGCCGACGTCAAGGCCGGCGCGCAGGGCATCGACGTCACCCATGCGATCGACCGGAAGCTGGACGCGCTGCGCGCCGAACTGCCGGTGGGCTACCGCATCGAGGTCGGCGGCCCGGTCGAGGAAAGCGCCAAGGGCCAATCATCCATCAACGCGCAGATGCCCATCATGGTCGTGGCGGTGCTGACGCTGCTGATGGTGCAGCTGCAGAGCTTCGCCCGCGTGCTGATGGTGGTGCTGACGGCGCCGCTCGGCCTGATCGGCGTGGTGGCCGCGCTGCTGCTGTTCGGCAAGCCGTTCGGCTTCGTCGCCATGCTGGGCGTGATCGCGATGTTCGGCATCATCATGCGCAACTCGGTGATCCTGGTCGACCAGATCGAGCAGGACATCAGCGCCGGGCACAAGCGCGTCGACGCCATCGTCGGCGCCACCGTGCGGCGCTTCCGTCCCATCACCCTGACGGCCGCGGCCGCGGTGCTGGCGCTGATCCCGCTGCTGCGCAGCAACTTCTTCGGCCCCATGGCCACCGCGCTGATGGGCGGCATCACCAGCGCCACGGTGCTGACGCTGTTCTTCCTGCCCGCGCTGTACGCGGCCTGGTTCCGCGTGCGCCACGACGAGCGCGAGGAACCCGAAGGCGTGCCGCCCGGCGCCCACGCCGGCGACAACGTAGAACGAGGAGCCTGA
- a CDS encoding efflux transporter outer membrane subunit yields the protein MPIRLPTPAWRLATLPLLLALGACAFAPDSKPPAMAQPAQYGVEALPAAGAPAQGVAQRYARDAGPVPEWWKRFGSEALNAMVEEGLANSPDLAAAERNLAGAREQLRGQVNSSLLPSIDAGADVTRKRALTMPNLPEPTALYNVFTGQVQAKYDLDLFGAARFENVSRAAHVEQQAFQLESARRSLAGNIVTGAITSASLAERVALTEKQVVLARQVARDTQRRYELGSASQNDALQADQDAATLEASLPGLRAQWQTTRHALAVLMGRSPDQAPPDLAFAMLAVPAEVPVLVPSELLAARPDIHIAEAVLRAAAADVGVATAQLFPSLSLSASMGKGGFSWPTALSGAGSIWAVGASLTQPIFHGGALLAERSAAKERYEAAVLQYKQTVLTAFRDVADTLAQLDADGQALASAEASRRSAEQSHRNTANRVRLGALAPYTAYASEQHYVAARVREVEYANARLTETAALFQAMGSPVRAPQPAAGGDAAESQAPRQQQQQQQQ from the coding sequence ATGCCTATCCGTCTCCCGACCCCGGCCTGGCGCCTGGCCACCCTGCCGCTGCTGCTGGCGCTGGGCGCCTGCGCCTTCGCCCCCGACAGCAAGCCGCCGGCCATGGCGCAGCCCGCGCAATACGGCGTCGAGGCGCTGCCCGCCGCCGGCGCGCCGGCGCAGGGCGTGGCGCAGCGTTATGCGCGCGACGCCGGCCCCGTGCCCGAATGGTGGAAACGCTTCGGCTCCGAGGCGCTCAATGCCATGGTGGAGGAAGGCCTGGCCAACAGCCCCGACCTGGCCGCGGCCGAACGCAACCTGGCCGGCGCCCGCGAGCAATTGCGCGGGCAGGTCAATTCGTCGCTGCTGCCGTCTATCGATGCCGGCGCCGACGTCACGCGCAAGCGCGCGCTGACCATGCCCAACCTGCCGGAACCGACCGCGCTCTACAACGTGTTCACCGGCCAGGTGCAGGCCAAGTACGACCTGGACCTGTTCGGCGCGGCGCGCTTCGAGAACGTGTCGCGCGCGGCCCATGTGGAACAGCAGGCGTTCCAGCTGGAATCGGCGCGCCGTTCGCTGGCCGGCAACATCGTCACCGGCGCCATCACCTCGGCCTCGCTGGCCGAGCGCGTGGCGCTGACCGAAAAGCAGGTGGTGCTGGCGCGCCAGGTGGCGCGCGACACGCAGCGCCGCTATGAGCTGGGCTCGGCCTCGCAGAACGACGCGCTGCAGGCCGACCAGGACGCCGCCACGCTGGAGGCCTCGCTGCCGGGCCTGCGCGCGCAGTGGCAGACCACCCGCCACGCGCTGGCGGTGCTGATGGGCCGCAGCCCCGACCAGGCGCCGCCGGACCTGGCCTTCGCCATGCTGGCCGTGCCCGCGGAAGTGCCGGTGCTGGTGCCGTCCGAACTGCTGGCGGCGCGGCCCGACATCCATATCGCCGAGGCCGTGCTGCGCGCGGCGGCGGCCGACGTCGGCGTGGCCACGGCGCAACTGTTCCCCAGCCTGTCTCTGTCCGCCTCGATGGGCAAGGGCGGCTTCAGCTGGCCGACGGCGCTGTCGGGCGCGGGTTCGATCTGGGCGGTGGGCGCGTCGCTGACGCAGCCGATCTTCCATGGCGGCGCGCTGCTGGCCGAGCGCAGCGCCGCCAAGGAGCGCTATGAAGCGGCGGTGCTGCAATACAAGCAGACCGTGCTGACCGCGTTCCGCGACGTGGCCGACACGCTGGCGCAGCTGGATGCGGATGGGCAGGCGCTGGCGTCGGCCGAGGCCTCGCGCCGGTCCGCCGAGCAGTCACACCGCAACACCGCCAACCGCGTGCGCCTGGGCGCGCTGGCGCCGTACACCGCGTATGCCAGCGAACAGCATTACGTCGCGGCGCGGGTGCGGGAAGTGGAATACGCCAATGCCCGCCTGACCGAAACGGCGGCGCTGTTCCAGGCGATGGGTTCGCCGGTGCGCGCGCCGCAGCCGGCCGCGGGTGGCGACGCGGCCGAATCGCAAGCGCCTCGGCAGCAGCAGCAGCAGCAGCAGCAGTAA
- a CDS encoding IclR family transcriptional regulator, with protein MSTLKRALAILDLFSLATPVLTAEEIISKLSYSAPTGYRYIRDLSDLGYLLRMTGGGYKLGPRIIELDHLIIDGDPVLGVARPIMREVVDQVGGDVLLSVIHGLRILNIHHERGPDALGIPHGRGRAHPLFRGATAKTIIAFLPRKDQRKLYDGHAAEIEAAGLGPTQADFIRRLDEIRVRGAYLGVGEISPERAGIAVPVFQEDRRIFGALTVTFLATRLNTIAQDKTTALLQAAARRIESMALASRIKEQAPAP; from the coding sequence ATGTCCACCCTGAAGCGCGCCCTCGCGATCCTCGACCTCTTCAGCCTGGCCACGCCGGTGCTGACGGCGGAAGAGATCATCTCCAAGCTGTCCTATTCGGCGCCGACCGGCTACCGCTACATCCGCGACCTGTCGGACCTGGGTTACCTGCTGCGCATGACGGGCGGCGGCTACAAGCTGGGGCCGCGCATCATCGAGCTGGACCATCTCATCATCGACGGCGATCCGGTGCTGGGCGTGGCCCGGCCGATCATGCGCGAGGTGGTGGACCAGGTCGGCGGCGACGTGCTGCTCAGCGTCATCCACGGCCTGCGGATCCTCAACATCCACCACGAACGCGGGCCCGACGCGCTCGGCATCCCGCACGGCCGCGGCCGCGCCCACCCGTTGTTTCGCGGCGCCACCGCCAAGACCATCATCGCGTTCCTGCCGCGCAAGGACCAGCGCAAGCTGTACGACGGACACGCCGCCGAGATCGAGGCCGCGGGCCTGGGGCCGACGCAGGCCGACTTCATCCGCCGCCTGGACGAGATCCGGGTGCGCGGCGCCTATCTGGGGGTGGGGGAGATCTCGCCGGAACGCGCCGGCATCGCGGTGCCGGTGTTCCAGGAAGACCGGCGCATCTTCGGCGCGCTGACCGTGACCTTCCTGGCGACCCGGCTCAACACCATCGCGCAGGACAAGACCACGGCGCTGCTGCAGGCGGCGGCGCGGCGCATCGAGTCCATGGCGCTCGCTTCCCGTATCAAGGAACAGGCCCCCGCGCCGTAG
- a CDS encoding Bug family tripartite tricarboxylate transporter substrate binding protein codes for MKQSSSRPGGISRRQFMAASAASLAGAALARPGLARAAGYPSERPIQFIVPFPAGGGTDLVARPLAQGIGEALKQSVVVINKGGAAGIIGTQQAARSAPDGYTVALGSTGTHTVNQSLYENIAYDPIKDFEPVSMVCYYNNVLVVHPSFPARTLQEFVALIKANPGKYFYGITQNGSSAHLAMELLKATAGLDLPGVPYKGAAAAVNDFLGGQFPVLMDVVINQQQFIQGGKSRPLAVTSSARSPALPDVPTVAESGYPGYQAIGWNGVFVPAGTPPAIVQTLNGAVQSALKQPALAQLTQNGLELHGGTPDELRRFVATESEKWRALIKNANIKAT; via the coding sequence ATGAAGCAGTCCAGCAGCAGGCCCGGCGGCATCAGCCGCCGGCAATTCATGGCGGCGTCGGCCGCCTCGTTGGCGGGCGCCGCGCTCGCCCGTCCCGGCCTGGCCCGCGCGGCCGGCTATCCGTCGGAACGCCCGATCCAGTTCATCGTGCCGTTCCCGGCGGGCGGCGGCACCGACCTGGTGGCGCGGCCGCTGGCCCAGGGCATCGGCGAAGCGCTCAAGCAGAGCGTGGTGGTGATCAACAAGGGCGGCGCGGCCGGCATCATCGGCACCCAGCAGGCGGCGCGTTCGGCGCCCGACGGCTACACCGTCGCGCTCGGCTCCACCGGCACCCACACCGTGAACCAGAGCCTGTACGAGAACATCGCGTACGACCCCATCAAGGACTTCGAGCCGGTCTCGATGGTCTGCTACTACAACAACGTGCTGGTGGTGCACCCGTCGTTTCCGGCCAGGACCCTGCAGGAGTTCGTCGCCCTCATCAAGGCCAACCCCGGCAAGTACTTCTACGGCATCACGCAGAACGGCAGCTCGGCGCACCTGGCGATGGAGCTGCTGAAAGCCACCGCCGGCCTCGACCTGCCCGGCGTGCCCTACAAGGGCGCGGCGGCGGCGGTCAACGACTTCCTGGGCGGCCAGTTCCCGGTGCTGATGGACGTGGTGATCAACCAGCAGCAATTCATCCAGGGCGGCAAGTCGCGGCCGCTGGCGGTGACGTCCAGCGCGCGCTCGCCCGCCCTGCCCGACGTGCCGACGGTGGCCGAGTCCGGCTATCCGGGCTATCAGGCGATCGGCTGGAACGGCGTGTTCGTGCCCGCCGGCACGCCGCCCGCCATCGTCCAGACGCTCAACGGCGCGGTGCAAAGCGCGCTCAAGCAGCCCGCCCTGGCGCAACTGACCCAGAACGGGCTGGAACTGCACGGCGGCACGCCCGACGAGCTGCGCCGTTTCGTCGCCACCGAAAGCGAGAAATGGCGCGCCCTGATCAAGAACGCCAACATCAAGGCCACCTGA
- a CDS encoding polysaccharide deacetylase family protein produces the protein MQAIPYGVPLDAAANPWLALDHELRAQGRRAPSAPPVRAVVCVTVHVDGPAVEVGRKQFPGAGIHTAGRYAIRRGVPRHLEILARHALPATFFACGYDVEHYPETFRAILAAGHEIAAHGYLHEAWDLGEDEPALLEKTHTLIQRQLGVTPAGWCSPSGRKSHRTLPTLRRLGYCYDASEKDRDRPYLPAGGDDGFVMLPNNTVSLDDYPFYFTGHSLAAEACDNWIEEFEALRQAEGYIHFTVHPKAAGGSGTPARAAAMDRFLAHVAAQPDVHCMTLEALARHCLAHPAAWRIA, from the coding sequence ATGCAAGCCATTCCTTATGGCGTCCCGCTGGACGCCGCCGCCAACCCCTGGCTGGCGCTCGACCATGAACTGCGCGCCCAGGGCCGGCGCGCGCCCTCGGCCCCGCCGGTGCGGGCCGTGGTGTGCGTGACCGTGCACGTCGACGGCCCCGCCGTCGAGGTCGGCCGCAAGCAATTCCCCGGCGCCGGCATCCATACCGCCGGCCGCTACGCCATCCGCCGCGGCGTGCCGCGCCACCTGGAGATCCTGGCGCGCCACGCCCTGCCGGCGACCTTCTTCGCCTGCGGCTACGACGTCGAGCACTACCCCGAGACCTTCCGCGCCATCCTGGCCGCCGGCCACGAGATCGCCGCCCACGGCTACCTGCATGAGGCCTGGGACCTGGGCGAGGACGAACCCGCGCTGCTGGAAAAGACCCACACCCTGATCCAACGGCAACTGGGCGTGACGCCGGCGGGCTGGTGTTCGCCGTCGGGCCGCAAGAGCCACCGCACCCTGCCCACGCTGCGCCGGCTCGGCTACTGCTATGACGCCAGCGAAAAGGACCGCGACCGCCCCTATCTGCCGGCCGGCGGCGACGATGGCTTCGTCATGCTGCCGAACAACACGGTGTCGCTGGACGACTATCCGTTCTATTTCACCGGCCACAGCCTGGCCGCCGAGGCCTGCGACAACTGGATCGAGGAATTCGAGGCGCTGCGCCAGGCCGAGGGCTACATCCATTTCACCGTGCACCCCAAGGCCGCCGGCGGTTCCGGCACGCCGGCGCGCGCCGCCGCCATGGACCGCTTCCTGGCCCACGTCGCCGCCCAGCCGGACGTGCACTGCATGACGCTGGAAGCCCTGGCCCGCCATTGCCTGGCCCACCCCGCCGCCTGGAGAATCGCATGA
- a CDS encoding polysaccharide deacetylase family protein — protein sequence MTGPKTVLVTLNVQGIGPEAATRPEHELHGRDGHGRYTYGGGLARVLDMLRRQEIRATLFWPAFEAERCRDLLEQSLRDGHEAASQGNAFEDLAALGEREAEVLQRGRDRLAALTGQAPRGFRWTGGGFSPRTLPLLRELGYRYDSSAIDDDAPYALDADGAPGMVELPWSEGLCDASHFGRRVTQDRAYAHLAEQGDALLAAEGYACLTLHPRADNGVGRAARLQMIERLLDRLRAAGAGFARCDDLAREHAAGA from the coding sequence ATGACGGGCCCCAAGACCGTACTGGTCACCCTCAACGTACAGGGCATCGGCCCCGAAGCCGCCACCCGCCCGGAACACGAACTGCACGGCCGCGACGGCCATGGCCGCTATACCTATGGCGGCGGCCTGGCGCGGGTGCTGGACATGCTGCGGCGCCAGGAGATCCGCGCCACGCTGTTCTGGCCGGCCTTCGAGGCCGAGCGCTGCCGCGACCTGCTGGAACAGAGCCTGCGCGACGGCCACGAAGCCGCCTCGCAGGGCAACGCCTTCGAGGACCTGGCCGCGCTCGGCGAGCGCGAGGCCGAAGTCCTGCAACGCGGCCGCGACCGTCTGGCGGCGCTGACCGGCCAGGCGCCGCGGGGCTTTCGCTGGACCGGCGGCGGCTTCAGCCCGCGCACCCTGCCGCTGCTGCGCGAGCTGGGCTACCGCTACGACAGCAGCGCCATCGACGACGACGCGCCCTACGCGCTGGACGCGGACGGCGCCCCCGGCATGGTCGAACTGCCCTGGAGCGAAGGCCTGTGCGACGCCAGCCATTTTGGCCGCCGCGTCACCCAGGACCGCGCCTATGCGCACCTGGCCGAACAGGGCGACGCCCTGCTGGCGGCCGAGGGCTACGCCTGCCTGACGCTGCACCCGCGCGCCGACAACGGCGTCGGACGCGCCGCCCGGTTGCAGATGATCGAACGGCTGCTCGACCGGCTGCGCGCCGCCGGCGCCGGCTTTGCCCGCTGCGACGACCTGGCGCGCGAACACGCGGCCGGCGCCTGA
- a CDS encoding C45 family autoproteolytic acyltransferase/hydolase produces MTQITQFPFVSVSGTPDARGRAYGQQAADRVRKSAAMYGQTLVDLGYDAMARTRLIESFAREIENFAPHYLEEMRGIAAGANVPFEDIVMVNARTEVIAKARAEKKKAAELEPGDGCTGALILPTRSANGRLIHGQNWDWRAECAETAIVLRVRNDNGPDILTFVEAGGLARSGLNSAGVSITANYLESDRDFRQLGVPLSLIRRKVLEQEHFALAIKAVSTTQKSCSNNIMIGMAAGFGVDYECTTDEAFPIYPGADDLIVHANHWVSEVALGKLRDTGRASTPESAYRDWRVRRLLNEKDKLTREDLKRALFDDFGTPYSVCRPPRPGSHDNLSATVAMVVMEPAAGLMEVAPLPALNRTFTRYSLDAEPELLAAA; encoded by the coding sequence ATGACCCAGATCACCCAATTCCCGTTCGTATCGGTCTCCGGTACTCCCGACGCCCGCGGCCGCGCCTATGGCCAGCAAGCCGCCGATCGCGTGCGCAAGAGCGCCGCCATGTACGGCCAGACGCTGGTCGACCTGGGTTACGACGCCATGGCGCGCACCCGCCTGATCGAGAGCTTCGCCCGCGAAATCGAGAACTTCGCGCCGCACTACCTCGAGGAAATGCGCGGCATCGCCGCCGGCGCCAACGTGCCGTTCGAAGACATCGTGATGGTCAACGCCCGCACCGAAGTCATCGCCAAGGCCCGCGCCGAAAAGAAGAAGGCCGCCGAGCTCGAACCCGGCGACGGCTGCACCGGCGCCCTGATCCTGCCGACCCGCTCGGCCAATGGCCGCCTGATCCACGGCCAGAACTGGGACTGGCGCGCCGAGTGCGCCGAGACCGCCATCGTGCTGCGCGTGCGCAACGACAACGGCCCGGACATCCTGACCTTCGTCGAGGCCGGCGGCCTGGCCCGCAGCGGCCTGAACAGCGCCGGCGTGTCGATCACCGCCAACTACCTGGAATCCGACCGCGACTTCCGCCAGCTCGGCGTGCCGCTGTCGCTGATCCGCCGCAAGGTGCTGGAACAGGAACACTTCGCGCTGGCGATCAAGGCGGTCAGCACCACCCAGAAGTCCTGCTCCAACAACATCATGATCGGCATGGCCGCGGGCTTCGGCGTCGATTACGAATGCACCACCGATGAAGCCTTCCCGATCTACCCGGGCGCCGACGACCTGATCGTGCACGCCAACCACTGGGTCAGCGAAGTCGCCCTGGGCAAACTGCGCGACACCGGCCGCGCCAGCACCCCGGAAAGCGCCTACCGCGACTGGCGCGTGCGCCGCCTGCTGAACGAAAAGGACAAGCTGACCCGCGAAGACCTCAAGCGCGCGCTGTTCGACGACTTCGGCACGCCCTACTCGGTCTGCCGCCCGCCGCGTCCCGGCAGCCACGACAACCTGTCGGCCACCGTCGCCATGGTCGTCATGGAACCGGCCGCAGGCCTGATGGAAGTGGCGCCGCTGCCGGCGCTGAACCGCACCTTCACCCGTTACAGCCTGGACGCCGAGCCCGAGCTGCTGGCCGCGGCCTGA
- a CDS encoding ABC transporter substrate-binding protein, producing the protein MKTKLLTTAVALALGALAGSALAQAPAPLRISFTADIRSTEPGVNRDSNSDAVVLHIVEGLVAYGEDAEVRPLLAESIDISPDGKTYTFKLRQGVKFHNGAPLTSADVLWTWQHYTAANSGWRCASEFDGRGTVKVTSVEAPDAQTVVYHLEKPSSLFLASLARADCGGTGILQKASVKADGSWDKPIGTGPFAFAEWKRGEYVRLTKFADYANRDGKRDGYAGSKRPLVDEVRFVIVPDDSTAKAALQRGNIDIIEDVSNNDVPVLQGTPNVKVAYAPVMSMTALLLQTKDPLLSNPKIRQALAHAIDYDQLAAAVTEGLAKPNNSIVPLVSPYNDAAQKEGWKYDPALSQKLLKEAGYKGQELELITTKRYPQSYNSAVIIQAMLQAVGINAKLSVSEWATQLDRYNAGTYQMMTFPYSARLDAALNYEMVTGDKAKQPRKVWDNPEAQKLLDAASVDTDHAKRQASFDQLHKLFLADVPSIPLYNGLDIGAFRTDIKGYTPWAVKKPRAWEVERVAK; encoded by the coding sequence ATGAAAACAAAACTCCTGACTACCGCGGTTGCCCTGGCGCTGGGCGCGCTGGCCGGCTCCGCCCTGGCCCAGGCGCCGGCGCCGCTGCGCATCTCGTTCACCGCCGACATCCGCTCGACCGAGCCCGGCGTCAACCGCGACAGCAACAGCGACGCGGTCGTGCTGCACATCGTCGAAGGCCTGGTGGCCTACGGCGAGGACGCCGAAGTCCGCCCGCTGCTGGCCGAATCCATCGACATCAGCCCCGACGGCAAGACCTACACCTTCAAGCTGCGCCAGGGCGTCAAGTTCCACAACGGCGCGCCGCTGACCTCGGCCGACGTGCTCTGGACCTGGCAGCATTACACCGCCGCCAACTCCGGCTGGCGCTGCGCCAGCGAATTCGATGGCCGCGGCACCGTCAAGGTCACCAGCGTCGAGGCGCCCGACGCCCAGACCGTGGTCTATCACCTGGAAAAACCCAGCAGCCTGTTCCTGGCCTCGCTGGCGCGCGCCGACTGTGGCGGCACGGGCATCCTGCAGAAGGCCTCGGTCAAGGCCGACGGCAGCTGGGACAAGCCCATCGGCACCGGCCCCTTCGCCTTCGCCGAATGGAAGCGCGGCGAGTACGTGCGCCTGACCAAGTTCGCCGACTACGCCAACCGCGACGGCAAGCGCGACGGCTACGCCGGCTCCAAGCGCCCCTTGGTGGACGAAGTGCGCTTCGTCATCGTGCCCGACGACTCCACCGCCAAGGCCGCCCTGCAACGCGGCAACATCGACATCATCGAGGACGTCTCCAACAACGACGTGCCGGTGCTGCAAGGCACCCCCAACGTCAAGGTCGCCTACGCGCCCGTCATGAGCATGACCGCGCTGCTGCTGCAGACCAAGGACCCGCTGCTGTCCAATCCCAAGATCCGCCAGGCCCTGGCCCACGCCATCGACTACGACCAGCTCGCCGCCGCCGTCACCGAAGGCCTGGCCAAGCCCAACAACTCCATCGTCCCGCTGGTCTCGCCGTACAACGACGCCGCCCAGAAGGAAGGCTGGAAATACGACCCCGCGCTGTCCCAGAAGCTGCTCAAGGAAGCCGGCTACAAGGGCCAGGAACTGGAACTGATCACGACCAAGCGCTACCCGCAGTCGTACAACTCCGCCGTCATCATCCAGGCCATGCTGCAGGCCGTCGGCATCAACGCCAAGCTGTCCGTGTCCGAATGGGCCACCCAGCTCGACCGCTACAACGCCGGCACCTACCAGATGATGACCTTCCCGTACTCCGCCCGCCTGGACGCGGCGCTGAACTACGAAATGGTCACCGGCGACAAGGCCAAGCAGCCGCGCAAGGTCTGGGACAACCCCGAAGCCCAGAAACTCCTGGACGCCGCCTCGGTCGACACCGACCACGCCAAGCGCCAGGCCTCCTTCGACCAGCTGCACAAGCTGTTCCTGGCCGACGTCCCCAGCATCCCGCTCTACAACGGCCTGGACATCGGCGCCTTCCGCACCGACATCAAGGGCTACACCCCCTGGGCCGTGAAAAAGCCGCGCGCCTGGGAAGTGGAACGCGTGGCGAAGTAA